In Zingiber officinale cultivar Zhangliang chromosome 3B, Zo_v1.1, whole genome shotgun sequence, a single window of DNA contains:
- the LOC121967709 gene encoding cellulose synthase A catalytic subunit 9 [UDP-forming], translated as MEASAGLVAGSHNRNELVLIRGHEEPKPLKALNGQVCEICGDEIGLTVDGDLFVACNECGFPVCRPCYEYERREGTQLCPQCKTRYKRLKGSPRVEGDEDEEDVDDIEHEFKMEEEQSKKQQQPLLNKHITEAMLYGKMSYGRGPEDEDNNTQFPPIITSSLSRPVSGEFPITNASNHGDFSSTLHKRIHPYPMSEPGSARWDEKKEGGWKERMEEWKSKQNLLGGDPDEVDPEIALMDEARQPLSRKVAIASSKINPYRMVIVLRLVVLAFFLRYRILHPVEDAIGLWLTSIICEIWFAISWILDQFPKWFPIDRETYLDRLSLRYEREGEPSMLSPVDIFVSTVDPLKEPPLVTANTVLSILAVDYPVDKVSCYVSDDGASMLTFESLSETAEFARKWVPFCKKFNIEPRAPEMYFSQKVDYLKDKVQPTFVKDRRVMKREYEEFKVRINALVAKAMKVPTEGWIMQDGTPWPGNNTRDHPGMIQVFLGHSGGHDTEGNELPRLVYVSREKRPGFQHHKKAGAMNALIRVSAVLTNAPFMLNLDCDHYINNSKAVRESMCFLMDPQIGKRVCFVQFPQRFDGIDRHDRYANRNTVFFDINMKGLDGIQGPVYVGTGCVFRRQALYGYNPPKGPKRPKMVTCDCCPCFGRRKKLKYSKSGANESTAVDGGVLDEDKELLMSQMNFEKRFGQSAAFVTSTLMEEGGVPPSSSPEALLKEAIHVISCGYEDKSDWGLEIGWIYGSITEDILTGFKMHCRGWRSIYCMPKLAAFKGSAPINLSDRLNQVLRWALGSVEIFFSRHSPVLYGYKNGHLKWLERFAYVNTTIYPFTSLALLAYCTLPAVCLLTDKFIMPTISTFASLFFIALFISIFATGILELRWSGVSIEEWWRNEQFWVIGGISAHLFAVIQGLLKVLGGIDTNFTVTSKATDDEEFGELYAFKWTTLLIPPTTVLIINIIGVVAGISDAINNGYQSWGPLFGKLFFSFWVILHLYPFLKGLMGRQNRTPTIVVIWSVLLASIFSLLWVRIDPFVIKTMGPDTRLCGINC; from the exons ATGGAGGCGAGCGCCGGACTCGTCGCCGGATCCCACAACCGCAACGAGCTCGTCCTCATCCGCGGGCACGAAGAG CCGAAGCCGTTGAAGGCGCTCAATGGTCAGGTGTGTGAGATATGCGGCGACGAGATCGGGTTGACCGTCGACGGGGATCTGTTCGTTGCGTGCAACGAGTGCGGGTTCCCCGTTTGCCGGCCGTGCTACGAGTATGAGCGACGGGAAGGAACTCAACTCTGCCCACAGTGCAAGACCCGCTACAAGAGGCTAAAAG GGAGCCCAAGAGTGGAgggagatgaagatgaagaagatgtggACGACATCGAACATGAATTCAAAATGGAAGAAGAGCAAAGCAAGAAGCAGCAGCAACCTCTGCTAAACAAGCACATCACTGAGGCGATGCTCTATGGGAAAATGAGCTATGGCAGAGGACCCGAAGACGAAGACAACAATACTCAGTTCCCTCCCATCATAACCAGCTCGCTCTCTCGTCCG GTGAGCGGGGAGTTCCCCATAACAAATGCTAGCAACCATGGAGACTTCTCATCAACGCTGCACAAGCGTATCCATCCATATCCAATGTCTGAGCCAG GGAGTGCAAGGTGGGATGAGAAGAAAGAAGGTGGGTGGAAAGAAAGAATGGAAGAGTGGAAATCGAAACAAAACTTGCTTGGAGGTGATCCAGATGAAGTCGATCCTGAGATTGCCCT AATGGACGAAGCGAGACAACCATTGTCAAGGAAGGTGGCAATAGCTTCAAGCAAGATCAACCCCTACCGCATGGTGATCGTTCTCCGTCTCGTTGTTCTAGCATTCTTCCTCCGGTACCGGATCCTTCACCCGGTGGAGGACGCGATCGGGCTCTGGTTGACCTCGATCATATGCGAGATTTGGTTTGCTATCTCTTGGATTCTCGATCAATTCCCTAAATGGTTCCCCATCGACCGCGAGACTTATCTCGATCGCCTCTCCCTCAG ATACGAGAGGGAAGGGGAGCCGTCGATGTTATCGCCCGTGGACATCTTCGTGAGCACAGTGGATCCCTTGAAGGAGCCTCCGCTGGTCACTGCCAACACTGTGCTCTCCATCTTGGCTGTTGACTACCCAGTGGACAAGGTGTCCTGTTACGTGTCGGACGATGGAGCTTCGATGCTCACATTCGAGTCGCTCTCGGAGACAGCCGAGTTCGCCAGGAAATGGGTTCCCTTCTGCAAGAAGTTCAACATCGAGCCTCGAGCTCCGGAAATGTACTTCTCGCAGAAAGTGGACTACCTCAAGGACAAAGTCCAGCCCACCTTCGTCAAGGACCGCCGAGTCATGAAG AGGGAGTACGAAGAGTTCAAAGTTCGGATCAATGCGCTGGTGGCAAAAGCCATGAAAGTCCCTACTGAAGGCTGGATCATGCAAGATGGTACGCCATGGCCGGGCAACAACACGCGGGATCACCCTGGCATGATCCAGGTCTTCTTGGGACACAGCGGAGGCCATGACACCGAGGGCAATGAGCTCCCTCGCCTGGTCTACGTCTCTCGAGAGAAGAGACCGGGGTTTCAACATCACAAGAAGGCCGGCGCCATGAATGCTCTG ATTCGCGTGTCCGCAGTTCTAACGAATGCCCCATTTATGCTCAACTTGGACTGCGACCACTACATCAACAACAGCAAGGCCGTGAGAGAGTCCATGTGTTTCCTGATGGACCCTCAGATTGGCAAAAGAGTGTGTTTTGTCCAATTTCCGCAAAGATTCGACGGCATCGATAGGCACGATCGGTATGCGAACAGAAACACAGTCTTCTTTGAT ATCAACATGAAAGGTTTAGATGGAATCCAAGGGCCAGTGTACGTGGGGACAGGGTGCGTCTTTAGGAGACAAGCTCTCTACGGCTACAACCCTCCGAAAGGACCCAAACGCCCAAAAATGGTGACCTGCGACTGCTGCCCCTGCTTCGGCCGTCGCAAGAAACTCAAGTACTCCAAAAGTGGAGCAAATGAGTCGACCGCAGTCGATGGAG GAGTACTGGACGAGGACAAGGAGCTGTTAATGTCACAGATGAACTTTGAGAAGAGATTTGGGCAGTCAGCAGCATTTGTGACATCGACACTGATGGAGGAAGGTGGAGTGCCTCCCTCGTCCAGCCCAGAAGCCTTGCTCAAAGAAGCCATTCATGTCATCAGCTGCGGCTACGAAGACAAGAGCGATTGGGGACTAGAG ATTGGCTGGATCTACGGGTCGATCACAGAGGACATCTTGACAGGGTTCAAGATGCACTGCCGCGGCTGGCGGTCAATCTACTGCATGCCGAAGCTGGCGGCGTTCAAAGGTTCGGCTCCGATCAACCTCTCGGATCGGCTGAACCAGGTGCTGCGGTGGGCGCTTGGGTCGGTGGAGATTTTCTTCAGTCGCCATAGCCCAGTGTTGTATGGCTACAAGAACGGCCACCTCAAGTGGCTGGAGCGGTTCGCCTACGTCAACACCACCATCTACCCCTTCACCTCCCTCGCCCTCTTGGCTTACTGCACCCTCCCCGCCGTCTGCCTCCTCACCGACAAGTTCATAATGCCGACG ATTAGCACATTCGCCAGCCTCTTCTTCATCGCGCTCTTCATATCCATCTTCGCGACGGGCATCCTGGAGCTGCGGTGGAGCGGGGTCAGCATCGAGGAGTGGTGGAGGAACGAGCAGTTCTGGGTCATCGGAGGAATCTCCGCCCACCTCTTCGCCGTCATCCAAGGGCTGCTCAAGGTGCTCGGCGGGATCGACACCAACTTCACCGTCACGTCCAAGGCGACGGACGACGAGGAGTTCGGGGAGCTGTACGCGTTCAAATGGACGACCCTGCTCATCCCGCCCACCACCGTACTCATCATCAACATCATTGGCGTCGTGGCCGGCATCTCCGACGCCATCAACAACGGGTACCAATCGTGGGGCCCGCTCTTCGGGAAGCTTTTCTTTTCCTTCTGGGTGATCCTCCACCTCTACCCCTTCCTCAAGGGGCTGATGGGGCGGCAGAACAGGACGCCCACCATTGTCGTGATTTGGTCCGTGCTCTTGGCTTCCATCTTCTCGCTGCTGTGGGTGAGGATCGACCCCTTCGTCATCAAGACCATGGGACCTGATACCAGATTGTGTGGAATCAATTGTTAA